The Fusarium falciforme chromosome 4, complete sequence genomic interval ACCTTGCTTCCTATTCAGAAGTCGAAAAAGACCATTCCCAAGCCCAGACAAATTAGATATTGGCATTGTAGAATTATTGCAAGGACACTGGGTATAGTAATTGTACCGTCACTGTTGCTGTGGTAAAGTTGGTCTCACGTCGCCGTTGACTGTCCAAATAGCTGGGAGCAAATCGTGATGATGCAAACAACTTGAAATATTGGCACAATACTAATAGCTTGCCTTAATCTGTCAAGCTTATTGAGTTCCTTTTCCTGTAGAACCCATTGTGAGAAAGCTATACAATCGCTACACAGTCCCTCGTTGTGGTTACCAGAAGAATGGGAATCCGATATCAGCATTAGGTTCTCGACTGTCCCTATAGCCCTTGTATTGACTGTTTAGGCCTTTTTTAACCGAGTAGACACCATTTGATGAGCATCTCGCAATGGTTTCAGAGGCGTTGGTGGATGCACTGACTTCGTGAAGTACCGCCGGCTCCGGTGACCAAATTTTCTTCCCAAATCAGACCCTGCCGGCCAACCGCTGGTCACCATATACAGCAAGCAGTCAAGGCTGCTGGCTAtgcaaagaagaagggagagggaaggggGGAGGAAGGAGGAATAATGCGCCCAGTGTTTGAGAAGGTTGTTCTGAAGTCTCACCTAGGGTAGGCAGGCTAGGTCGGATATCCAGGAACTGAACCCAGACGGTAGCCTCACTTACTTGCCAAGAATTTGGATGTCAGGAGATTGGGCATGTTTGATCGGACGGTTGATGAGAGTGGGCAGAAACTCTGTGTGGTGCAATGGTTGGTCTGTTGCCCACAGTTGGGCCTCGATGAGATCCATATCAAGATTTCTCTGAAGGGGTCAAGGATCCTTTCCTGCCAAGATGTGATGTGATATATGTGATGGAACTCTAGTTTTGTAATTACATAGAATATGTATGCAGCTGTGCGTTATATGTTGCTCACAATATTAGTATGCCGGTAGTGAGTCTGGGTATGTGCCCAAGCATCCAGGTATGGATCTGTCTACCCTACGCAGTAAACATCACCTAGACCAACCACAGCAAGACGACACCAACAACATCTCTGGTGGCAACCCTTCTCTTATTCGGGTTGAAGTCACTACTGTCGTGGCTTTGCATCTGCAGTTCTGTACCATGAGGGCGTCTAGAAGATCCATATCGCGAAATCAGACACTCCTCGACAtccaaccacaaccacacAGATATCCAATTATAGGATATCTGGACCTACACGGCCTCAGAttgtcctcaacaccaaggccAGCCCTATCGAGAAGAATAGATATCGCTTGGCCTGCATGGCCCGATGCTTGTCTAAACGCTCCCTCAACTCTCGACTGCCTCAACCGGACAATTGGCCATTATGAGTCCTGGCTTCGTTAACGACGACGGCGTGAAACTTCACGGCCACACTCTAGGGCTGCGAGAAGACAGCAGCGCTTATGTGACGACTTTTTCGTGTCACGTTAATATCCATGTCAAGAGAGAAGAAACGTTGGGTTCCGCAGATCGGCCACATGCATTTGGCCGCCCGTGGGCAATCTGGCACCTGCCAAATGGAACCTGGCCAGCCAAACAATCGGAGCCATCTCGAGCCTCACCTGGTTCGCCCTGCTCTGGCATCCTTGCGTGGACGATGGACGACATCGGCTTCCATGAGGGGACCAACAACATTGGCCGCCCTGAGGACAGGAGCCTCGAGTGGAGGTGGCCCATCCTACCCTGTCCTCGATGCCGACTGTCGCCTCAGCCTTGAATCAGGGCAAAGCAGATGAGGCGTCTATCTCGCGCCCACATCGACCCCGTCCGTCACGGCCACGGCCAACCttgatccatcatccatggaGGCACATCATCTCTATCCGCTGGCAACGAGATCCACCCGCAGGTAATCCTTCGCCTCATAATCGGCAAAGCTGAACTCGGCCGGGTCAATGCGgcctgcgctgcgctgcgcgaCGGGAGAGAGCGTAAGGACCCTTCATCTCCTTGCCACCGTTCACAGGTGCCGACAATGCCACGAGCTTGTGGCTCCCCCCCAAAGCCCAGGGTCAAGGGCAGGTGGAGCAAGCCGCAGTGCCAGCGTCTGCTTGCATCAGCGTCAGGCCatggtgtcgtcgtcgtcatgatggatggatgctgtGACGGGCCCTTGCACACGCTGTTCCTACCTCTGCACTGGACCGCATCAGCATGgggagccagagccagccaGCGCAGTCCTGTAACTAACAGCCTGTCTCCGAATCCCCTCATGGGCCCTCATGGTTCGCCGGGCGGAATTCGGGCTTCGCTCAGATCGGCGCCCCGCGCCCTGCAAGAGATTCAGGGTCGAAGCCGTTGAGCTTCTGCCACCCAATCACCAGAtgccctgtcctgtcctgtccaaGGCCAGCACAAAAGCCAAGTTTAGCCAGGGCCAATCGCCCTGTGCGCCATGTTCTGGAGGTGGTGCGCTGTACTGTTCTGTGCTTTGCTGGTCTGGTTCTGTGCGGTGTGCTGTCTTGGTCGTCTGGTCTGTCGAGGTGCTCTGCTGTCGGACCGCCAGCTGGGCATCTTATGGGCTCCCGTCAGAAATACCCAACCGCCAGGCGCTGATGctcgtgatggtggtggtcaGTGGGCATCAACAAGCCCTGTCGGGTGCGATTAGCTGGCATCCAACGCCAACCCATCCATGATGGCCCAAAAGCAAAAGCCTTGGTGCCCGACCTCCATCGAGTCCCATCGTCGTCCCGCCATTGACCGCTCCTCATGGTTCCAGGTAGTCCCCTGCTCCCAGCTATCTCCTGAGGTCATCTTTACCTGACGCTGCCAGCGCGTCTTGGGCAACAATGCCTGCGCCCAATGATGCCGGCGGGAAATTGCCTCGCtgttcaagaccaaggcagTAGCCGAGAGCTGCCCCCGCGATCCATGAGATGGAAGCTATTGTACCTTTGTCTCCCACACTCTACTTTTGAAGCACGCACAAAACATCTGGGGTAGTCCCGGGCTCTGACGAAACCCTTCGACACTGACGCTCCACCTCCTCGGCTACACAACATCGACCATCCCTGGGTTCCTGGATTCTGCTTGCTTGCGTCTCGCCGGAAAGGAAGGGATCaggaaaggaaaaaaaaagttacaGTAATACCCACCACTCAGATCCGCTGCACGGCTGTGGGTTGCGCGCTTGCTTGCGTCGACGGCAAGACACGACACGACTATCGCAGCCCTCCGTTCGGACTTTGGCTCACGGTCACTCCCGACCACCTGGAAGACTTTACTCGTCTTGGGGCGAATTTTGTTGCAAATCTCTGCCAGAAGAGTCTTGGTCGAACGCTTCCCGCCTGGTCCCTGTCGAGACTCCGCCATTAACGTTAGTGAACGGGGTATCTTccatttttttcttcttaggTTCCAgtgccatcccatcccatccaccatccatctTGGACCAGGGTCCGGCTCATGACATGCGTCGGTCTCTCCCTTGCAGCCTCACGAACGAACATAAATCGTCCCTATTCCGAGCTTCAGTGCCCCCAGTCCGCTCCCGTACCTGTGCCAACTCAGATCGGCTCACTCATCAGCATTGCCTGCGACTGGTTCGCTGAGAATCAATCAATCGGTCAATCAATCGCCCCTcccaagcaaagcaaagcaagcaaGAAAGCCCCCCTCCAAGGATCAAGCACTACGTATCGTCGTCTTAGTGCTTCATTGTTTTCCCGCGAGTTTTTTTGTCCAATCATTCCGTTTCCGTCCATCTGGAGCTGCTGGCCCTTCCTTTGACGTACGTCCCGAGACGTCAACACAGACAGAGACAGACAGATTGATCCATCTGCCTGGGCCACAAGTCACACCGCCTACAACCGCCGACGGGAGGACCCAGACCCAGGAATCCCATCGCCATCTCAGGAAACCCTAGTCGCCGTGGATGCCCCAGAGATTTTGGAGCCAGCCTTTTGGAGAAAACCAAGGATCACGGCCCAAGGACCCATAGTGTGCAAGCTGTCCATCGGATttagtctctttttttctggAACCCAAGGCCCGGACCCatttgcttcttcctcgcctgTGGATTCTTTCTTTATCAGCCGCAAGTCTCGTCAGCAGGACTCTGTCCGGAAGTTAACACTGCCTTCATTCTGCTGCCTGCTGCCATGACCAGCCAGTTCAGTATGGCGCAACCAGAGTATGCCTACAGGTCCTCGGCCATGTCCAACAGTCCCTGGAACCCGACTCGCAGGTGAGATTGCTCTCTCCCCGTTGCCTGTCCAGCCCGTCCGTCGCGACGGGCGCCATCAGTGTGGTTGGCTAACTCTCGCCCGGTAGTTCCTTTGCCGAACCCACGGCACATGGAGGCTTCGATAATGTCTTTTACTCGACACCAAGGTATGGACATCCTCGAGCTCCCACGCCCGCAGTTTTTAGTAACAATGGCCCTCTGCAAAGTGTCAATTACTCGGCTAGCTCCTACAACCTCGCTGCCGGTGTCGGTGCCGGCGCCGCTGCCATGCCCACCGCTGCCAACGGTAACGGCGCTGCTGCCGGCCATCTGTCGCGGGCCGAGTCCGCCTACCCTCCGGGCTCGACCTACGCCGGACGTCCTCCGTCGGGCTCATTTGGCAAGCCCATCGGACATGGATCGTACAAGGGCTCCGGCTCCCAGGCCTGGGAGACCCATGACCGCTACTCACCCACCGACTCtgtcgacgacatcatcgcGTCGCCCAACCTGTCTGACTATTCCCTGGACAATGGGATGAACAGCGCCGCCCAGGCCAAGTCCAAGCCCAATGGTAAGGGCCGGTCACAGCGACGGCCGTCGAACCGAGACGAGTTTGACGGTCCCCATCAGTTCCTGCAGCGGCCACCGCCAGACGTCATCGCGATGCAGGAGCGCGAACTCCCGCATCTGCCCACGAACCTCCACGTCCAGGAGCAGGACAGCGTTCTCAGCCAGGTCAACGACCGACTCTCGCAGTGCGCATACGACTTTGTCGCCAAGTATCAGTTCCCGATCCCGTTGACTCAGGATATGAGGCCGGTTGAGCGACCGCAGGATCGAGAGTGGACCGAGTGGGTTTACCTCTTGAAGCGCCTAGCGACGAAGCGACGCATCCCCGCGCGAGTGCTGTACAACGGACAGATCAAGCAGTTTGTCACGATCCTCGAGAACTCGCTCGAGATGCGACACGCGGCAAAGCACCAGAGCCGTCCCCTCAAGGACGACCGCAACatcctccagctcatctcGGCCGGCATTCAGGTGGCCAAGATTCTGAAGGATGCATCGGCCATGGACTACCTGGACCGATTATACGTTTCTACCGAGAAGCAGATCCAAGACCGTGCGGCTGCGCGGTACCGGTCTTGAGACACAAGCTTCATCACGAGTCCTAAGCGACTCCCACGATATACGTTTATACGCTTTCCTACAGCAGGAAAAGACGATCGATCAGCCGGCGACGACTACGGcacagagcagagcagaaaCAGGGGTGTGACCCGGGTCTCTTTGCTGAGGCTTCAAGCAACGCAACTGCAGGGTCGCATTGTGAATGATAATGTTTTTGGAATATGGATGGGCATTCTTCCACGGTTGTACAACATGAGTTGAGCACGACGCTGTCGCCGACATGTTTGCCGCGGGTAACAACCGTCTTTTCTGGTTGGGAGGCCATCGTCTAGAGCGTGTTGGGAGTTTTCATGTGGCAATGAtttcttgttttttttttcttgggcGAATCGCGGGTTTCTTCCTTTTTTGGTTTCGTTGCTGTTTTAGCATCCATGATTGTTACGCTCTCGTTTTCTTGTTGCTCCGGGTTATGGGCATCTCTCCAATAGAGGACTCAGGCACAATTCGCACTTCTTGCTGTGTGTTTCGGTCATTCCGGTAATTGGAGAAGTTGGTTCCGGGCATGGATGGCGCGCCCACTGCCGCCCCGGCCGCGGGTGGCGTTGGGTAACGAcggagatggtggtgttgggcATCGGGGCTATGGTCAGGAAGGCTGGCAAGGGTCTGGGATATTGGGTATGGATGGTTGAAAGGGATAGGAAGCTGTGAGGATGATCAATCCCCCCAGGAGGCAGGCGGTCTCGTGCCGGAGGCGCCCTTTCGTGTTAGGCACGGGGGACACAGAGGCCCGGAGGCCACGGTCTTGCGATAGGGTGTATGAATACGGTAGcgggacgggacgggacgggacgggacgggatGGCAGAGCCTGGCTATGAGGCCGGCCAGTCAGTATACGAGCAACCAGCTGGAGAGTTGAGTTGACGGTTTGATTTGACAACAGTTCGCATAGAGTATCGCAAAGACGAGAATCAGAATGAGCGAGATTACGCAGCATTGCTTATGATGAGAGGTCACTGCTGGCGTGTGAGTGATTCAACTTGAGACGAGTGAGTGTGCCAACATCAACGTTAACATCAACAGATAATCAGATCGAGATTCAGCCTCAAAACAGACCGCGATTGCTCGCCGGCAGAGGCCACGGGAGTTGAATGCAAGTCATGGGGTTCTCATGTGGCGTCTGGCTGATGTGATGAACTGACATGTCCCGTCGCACCGGGGCGCGGCCGAAGCTGTCTTGAGGCCTTCCTGATTCATGTCGTGATGCACGAAATCGATTTCAAGGCCAACCGAAACAGCTCAGCTACGCGCCTCGCTCGAtaccgctgccgccgctgcgGTGCAATGGCTGATGACAGCCCACAGGCAGTTCAAAGGCTCATCACTCGACATAGTACTAGGAGAGGCATAGCGTCAAAGTGTTCGAAACTGCCCTGGATGAACATGTGCATAAACGACTGGCCGACGACAAGCCTCACCCTGCGCTCCCCGAGCTGGGGTACCTGACATTCCGCGTGGTTTTGCTGGGACTCTCAGGTACCCCCGTCGTGGGGTCAACTTACGCCCAGTCGGTCGCCGTTTAGGCTTAGCGCGTCGAGTCTCGACGGCGAATGCAAGCAAACAAGGGCCCCACGACGACCCCAAGAAGGTCGACCGAGCAGAAATCCAACAAGTTAGAGagtctctttttcttttctttattttcaCTTCGGTCTACGATTGTAGAAAAATGCCATTGCTCTTGCCTTTTATATCTGCTGTTGCTCCCTGGACCTGTCGCTGAGTCGgtcccctctcctcctccactcccCGCTTTGCGCGCGACCAACTCTTGGTGATCTTTGGTGGATGCGATCTCGATAACGACTACAACGACAAAGTGACGACTCGATTCTTTTTGGCTGTGATTGCCTGCGACTTCTTTCTTTCGTCTCATTATCACGGGCTTCAATCTACTATATAACGCCCATTTCTTCCCATATATATCCGCTTTCTTCCCCATCCGTAACCTGGCCTCTCAATACACCACGCCATAGTATTGACTCTCATCAACGAACTCGGATCTTAACCCCTTGAAACCTCTCTAAGCCTCTCACAATGGCGTCTGTATCTTCCCGGCCGTCGCCAAACTCTTCATCCCCCTACGACTTCGAATCCGCCCCCGAGACCGACGAGACATGGCAGTACATCGACTACACGGCCTCGAGCTCTGGCCCATCCTCCATCGGATTTCTGTCTGACCCTGCCAGTGGAAGCTTGGGTAGCTTTGCCATGATTGGAAACGTTCATGGAAACTCGCCCTCTCCTTACATCTCTGGGAACACTCCATCTTCCTACGTTGCTGGCAGCACACCCTCTCCCTACATGGCCGGCAACACACCATCACCGTATGTGTCAGGGAACACATCCTCACCCTTTGTACCAGTCAACACTCCCTCACCATACGTCTCTGGGAACGACCCCTCCCCTTCAGCAGCctctcccctcctcctcggggaGATGGACCAGACCGCCTTCTTCTCTAGTAACCCATCGTTCCCCTCGCAGTCCGAGAATGGCAACTCGGACATGTTTGCGACAGCAACCACAACAGCAGATGGAGGCTTCGGCCCGGCGCAGGGCTTCATGACCCCCCAGCAGTACCTCTtcccgcagcagcagcaacaggatGCGAGCCAGTTCTCGCCCCAGGGTTTGAAAGGTATGCTGGTGGCGCAGAGGACGGGCCCCAGTTCACGGCAGGGTGCTGATGAGACTGCAGACATGACCCTCATCAACAACTTTGGCGCCAACATGTTCTCGACCGGCTCGGGTGAGCAGGTTCAGGTACCCCAAGTCGACCTCAACATGCCACAGCCGCTGCAGTCGGATCCAAACGTCCCGCCGTGGAACCCTACCAACACGAGGGGCAGCGAAggcatcttcatcatggatgACTTTAGCAGCTCGCCTTCCCCCAAGAGCATTCACTCACAGAGCTCTTTCTCTAGTAACAAGGCCAGCtacggcagcagcagcggtaAATCATCAACTCAGATCCGCAAGGTCAAGACAGGcaaggtcgagaagaagaagactgaGCAGTCGGGCAAGTTTGTCATTGTGACCCCCAACTCCATCTCGGCTCACGCCGGCCGCCCGAACCCCTTTGAATGCTTCGAGGCCATGGCTCGCACCAGTCAGCGAGGCCGAAAGGGCCCCCTGGCGAATGCCACCAAAGAGAACGCCCTGCAGGTTCGGAGGGTGGGAGCTTGCTTCTGCTGTCACAGCCGCAAGGTCAAGTGTGACAAGGAGAGGCCCTGCAAGAGctgcaagaagctcatgatCCAGGTCCCTCAGGTAGTCTGCTGGCAGTTCCAGGACTTTGTGCCCATCCTGTTCCCAGACTTTATCCGTGGTCATCTGCGTAAGGAGGTCATGACCAAGTTTACTGCTGAGAGCATTGTCAGCTTCCAGGTCAATGGAGTCGAGCAGGGCTGTTCTGTCGAGCTCTTCTCTGGAGGCAGGTTCCAAGCGGTCCTcgccatcgaggccaagtTCTTCACCCCCAAGACCCCTGACATCATCCAGCACTGGCACATGGTCAATGTAGGGCCGGACCGTGTTGAGCTGCAGTCCAACGGAGCCGCAGCCATTGCcgtcgagctcgagaagaCGGCCGAGAGGGACAGCCTCAAGAAGAGGACAAAGAAGTACATCCAGGAGCTCATCACCGAGCCTGGCTTTGTAGACCAGGTGACGGAATCCTTCCGCTCCACTCAACTTCCGAGAAAGCTTCTTGGAATCATCAAGCAATACGCCGATGAGACCGAGGTGAGTAAGCCCGAGTGAAATTGTATCAGTAGCCGAGCTGACGACGCATCTCCAGTCCCTCATGGTCAAGCGCGCCCTGTCCATCTACTGTATGCACTACATCATGACCCGACAGCTCTGCCTCACCCGGCACACGGTTGACTCGCTGCGGTCTACTGGCATGATCGCCCAGAACGACGGCTTCGTGACGCCCCGCATGCTCGCACGGCAGATCAAGTCAGTCGTAGACGAGCTCATGTTGCGCGAGATGCAGCAGCTGTTTGAGCTCTTCTCCAAGTCGCTCAAGCCCAAGATCCGGCGCGAGTGGGCTCCCTGTACCGCCGCCTTCCTGGTGCTCTGCCTCTTCATGGAGGCGGTCGAAACGGCGGCCGACACCTTTGTCGTGGCGGGCAACGAGATCAGCATGAGGAACAGCGCGCGACCCGAGTACGACCGCAGCGTGGCCCTCAACACAtgcaaggaggtcgagaacATGCCCTTCAAGCAGTTCGCCTACCAGTTCCACCAGGTTTACCAGACTCATACCAAGGAGGCCAATGCAAAGAGCTTCAACCCGCTGTTTGACAGTAGCTTTGCCGAGCAGGGCGAGCTGGACGGGCCCGCC includes:
- a CDS encoding Zn(2)-C6 fungal-type domain-containing protein translates to MASVSSRPSPNSSSPYDFESAPETDETWQYIDYTASSSGPSSIGFLSDPASGSLGSFAMIGNVHGNSPSPYISGNTPSSYVAGSTPSPYMAGNTPSPYVSGNTSSPFVPVNTPSPYVSGNDPSPSAASPLLLGEMDQTAFFSSNPSFPSQSENGNSDMFATATTTADGGFGPAQGFMTPQQYLFPQQQQQDASQFSPQGLKDMTLINNFGANMFSTGSGEQVQVPQVDLNMPQPLQSDPNVPPWNPTNTRGSEGIFIMDDFSSSPSPKSIHSQSSFSSNKASYGSSSGKSSTQIRKVKTGKVEKKKTEQSGKFVIVTPNSISAHAGRPNPFECFEAMARTSQRGRKGPLANATKENALQVRRVGACFCCHSRKVKCDKERPCKSCKKLMIQVPQVVCWQFQDFVPILFPDFIRGHLRKEVMTKFTAESIVSFQVNGVEQGCSVELFSGGRFQAVLAIEAKFFTPKTPDIIQHWHMVNVGPDRVELQSNGAAAIAVELEKTAERDSLKKRTKKYIQELITEPGFVDQVTESFRSTQLPRKLLGIIKQYADETESLMVKRALSIYCMHYIMTRQLCLTRHTVDSLRSTGMIAQNDGFVTPRMLARQIKSVVDELMLREMQQLFELFSKSLKPKIRREWAPCTAAFLVLCLFMEAVETAADTFVVAGNEISMRNSARPEYDRSVALNTCKEVENMPFKQFAYQFHQVYQTHTKEANAKSFNPLFDSSFAEQGELDGPAVTFAAQLRELFFGEDWLELQFLAANDILPNSGSHPFPMSPETLYTGRLVAKFLMSFTDDKAIFGDSV